The proteins below are encoded in one region of Paenisporosarcina cavernae:
- the secA gene encoding preprotein translocase subunit SecA, giving the protein MLSMLNKVFDGNKRDVKRLEKIADQVEAYASEMAALSDEDLQAKTQYFQEKIASGATLEDIQAEAFAVVREAAKRVLGLYPFRVQIMGAAALHEGNIAEMKTGEGKTLTSTMSVYLNALSGKGAHVVTVNEYLASRDASEMGALHEWLGLTVGLNLNSLTKAEKREAYLADITYSTNNELGFDYLRDNMVLYKEDKVQRPLSYAVIDEVDSILIDEARTPLIISGQAAKSAQLYMQANALVRALRKDEDYSYDESTKGVVLTEAGTDKVERAFGIDNLFDLTHVKLNHAINQSLKAHASMHLDIDYVVQDGEVVIVDSFTGRLMKGRRYSDGLHQAIEAKEGLDIQNESMTMATITFQNYFRMYDKLSGMTGTAKTEEEEFRNIYNMNVISIPTNMPIVRDDRADLIYATIDGKFKAVAKEIEERHKNGQPVLVGTVAIETSEIISKYLTKAGIPHNVLNAKNHEREAEIITDAGKRGAVTIATNMAGRGTDIKLGEGVIEAGGLAVLGTERHESRRIDNQLRGRSGRQGDPGITQFYLSLEDELMRRFGSDNMRSMMMRLGMDDSAPIQSKMVSRAVESAQKRVEGNNFDSRKRLLQYDDVLRQQREIIYKERLEVLETDDMRALVESMIDETINRSVAMHTIGEPKEWNLKGLSDYLHANLLPEGMVTLADMEGKSQEELIDVIRDAVYRVYNEKEESMTPERMREFEKVVLLRSIDTKWIDHIDAMDQLRQGIHLRAYGQNDPLREYQNEGFAMFEAMVESVQEDVAKYAMKAQIQSNLQREEVAKGNAVNPKEDGEAVKKKPVRAEQTVGRNDLCPCGSGKKFKNCHGAV; this is encoded by the coding sequence ATGTTAAGTATGTTAAATAAAGTATTTGATGGTAATAAGCGCGATGTGAAACGATTAGAAAAGATTGCTGATCAAGTAGAAGCGTATGCTTCTGAGATGGCAGCGTTATCCGATGAAGACTTACAGGCTAAGACGCAGTATTTTCAAGAAAAGATTGCGAGTGGCGCAACATTAGAAGATATTCAAGCAGAGGCGTTTGCAGTTGTTCGAGAAGCGGCAAAGCGTGTGCTTGGTTTGTATCCGTTCCGCGTTCAAATTATGGGTGCTGCGGCACTTCATGAAGGAAATATTGCGGAGATGAAAACAGGGGAAGGGAAAACATTAACGTCGACGATGTCGGTGTATTTAAATGCGCTTTCTGGTAAAGGCGCGCATGTCGTGACGGTCAATGAATATTTGGCAAGTCGTGATGCATCTGAGATGGGTGCACTGCATGAGTGGCTTGGGTTAACGGTTGGACTGAACTTGAATTCATTAACAAAAGCAGAGAAACGGGAAGCATATTTGGCGGATATTACGTATTCGACCAATAATGAATTAGGGTTTGACTATTTGCGGGATAATATGGTGCTGTACAAAGAAGATAAAGTGCAGCGTCCGCTTTCGTATGCCGTTATTGATGAAGTCGATTCGATTTTAATTGACGAGGCGCGTACGCCACTTATTATTTCTGGGCAAGCGGCGAAGTCTGCACAGTTGTATATGCAGGCGAATGCACTTGTACGTGCGCTTCGTAAAGACGAGGATTATTCGTATGATGAGTCGACAAAAGGTGTTGTGTTGACAGAAGCTGGTACGGATAAAGTGGAGCGAGCGTTTGGAATTGATAATTTGTTTGATTTAACGCACGTGAAGTTGAATCATGCGATTAATCAATCGTTAAAAGCGCATGCGTCGATGCATTTAGATATCGATTATGTGGTACAAGACGGGGAAGTTGTCATTGTCGATTCGTTTACGGGTCGTTTAATGAAAGGTCGTCGCTATTCGGACGGCTTGCATCAAGCGATTGAAGCGAAGGAAGGGCTCGATATTCAAAATGAGTCAATGACGATGGCTACGATCACGTTCCAGAACTATTTCCGTATGTACGATAAGTTGTCTGGGATGACTGGTACAGCGAAGACGGAAGAAGAAGAGTTCCGCAATATTTACAATATGAATGTTATTTCGATTCCGACGAACATGCCAATTGTGCGTGATGACCGTGCGGATTTAATCTACGCGACGATTGACGGAAAGTTTAAAGCGGTAGCAAAAGAAATCGAAGAACGTCATAAAAATGGGCAACCGGTACTTGTTGGTACGGTGGCAATTGAGACGTCGGAGATTATTTCGAAGTATTTAACAAAAGCGGGTATTCCGCATAATGTGTTAAATGCGAAAAACCATGAACGAGAAGCGGAAATTATTACAGATGCCGGGAAACGTGGTGCTGTGACGATTGCGACGAACATGGCAGGGCGTGGAACGGATATTAAACTTGGCGAAGGTGTCATTGAAGCAGGCGGGTTAGCAGTACTTGGGACAGAGCGTCATGAGTCTCGTCGTATTGATAATCAGCTTCGTGGTCGTTCTGGTCGTCAAGGGGATCCAGGTATTACGCAATTCTATTTATCATTAGAAGATGAATTGATGCGTCGTTTTGGATCCGATAATATGCGTTCGATGATGATGCGTCTTGGAATGGATGATAGTGCGCCAATTCAGTCGAAAATGGTGTCTCGTGCAGTTGAGTCGGCGCAAAAACGAGTGGAAGGTAATAACTTCGATTCGCGTAAACGATTGCTACAGTACGATGATGTATTGCGTCAACAACGCGAGATTATTTATAAAGAGCGTTTAGAAGTGCTTGAAACGGATGATATGCGTGCGCTAGTGGAATCGATGATTGATGAAACGATTAATCGTAGTGTTGCGATGCATACGATTGGCGAACCAAAAGAGTGGAATTTAAAAGGATTGTCGGATTATTTACATGCGAATTTACTTCCTGAAGGTATGGTGACACTAGCTGACATGGAAGGAAAGTCGCAAGAAGAGTTAATCGACGTGATTCGCGATGCGGTGTACCGTGTGTACAATGAAAAAGAAGAGTCCATGACGCCAGAACGTATGCGTGAGTTCGAGAAAGTTGTGTTACTTCGTTCGATCGATACGAAATGGATTGATCATATCGATGCGATGGATCAATTGCGCCAAGGTATTCACTTACGTGCGTACGGACAAAATGATCCACTTCGTGAGTACCAAAACGAAGGGTTCGCAATGTTTGAAGCGATGGTAGAATCAGTGCAAGAAGATGTCGCGAAGTATGCGATGAAAGCACAAATTCAAAGCAACTTGCAACGTGAAGAAGTCGCGAAAGGAAATGCGGTTAACCCGAAAGAAGATGGCGAAGCGGTGAAGAAGAAACCGGTTCGTGCGGAACAAACGGTTGGACGTAATGATTTATGTCCGTGTGGTAGCGGGAAAAAATTCAAGAATTGTCACGGCGCTGTGTAG
- the prfB gene encoding peptide chain release factor 2 (programmed frameshift), translating to MELSDVRNELELTAGKLADFRGSLDLENKEARIAELDELMLEPEFWNDQQAAQTVINEANGLKEVVNEFTDLVDTQENLEMTLELLREEADEELQAELGNEMRDFRKRVADFELQMLLSEPYDRNNAILELHPGAGGTESQDWGSMLLRMYQRWGEKRGFKVETLDYLPGDEAGIKSVTLGIKGHNAYGYLKAEKGVHRLVRISPFDSSGRRHTSFVSCEVMPEFNDEIEIDIRTEDLKIDTYRASGAGGQHINTTDSAVRITHLPTGAVVTCQQERSQIKNREKAMTMLKAKLYQLKIEEQEAEMLEIRGEQKEIGWGSQIRSYVFHPYSMVKDHRTNEESGNVQGVMDGDIDPFINAYLRSRMN from the exons ATGGAGTTATCAGATGTTCGGAATGAGTTGGAATTGACCGCGGGTAAGTTAGCGGATTTTAGGGGGTCTCTT GACTTAGAGAATAAGGAGGCTCGGATTGCGGAGCTGGATGAGTTGATGCTGGAGCCTGAGTTTTGGAATGATCAGCAGGCTGCGCAGACGGTGATTAATGAGGCGAACGGCTTGAAAGAGGTCGTGAATGAGTTTACGGATTTGGTGGATACGCAGGAGAATTTGGAGATGACGCTGGAGTTGCTTCGAGAGGAAGCGGACGAGGAGTTGCAGGCGGAGCTTGGGAATGAAATGCGGGATTTCCGTAAGCGTGTGGCGGATTTTGAGTTGCAGATGTTACTCTCGGAGCCATATGACCGGAATAATGCGATTTTGGAGTTGCATCCCGGTGCGGGTGGTACGGAGTCGCAGGATTGGGGTTCGATGTTGCTGCGTATGTACCAGCGTTGGGGCGAGAAGCGCGGTTTCAAGGTGGAGACGCTCGATTATTTGCCTGGTGATGAGGCGGGTATTAAGTCGGTGACGCTTGGGATTAAGGGTCATAATGCTTATGGGTATTTGAAGGCGGAGAAGGGTGTGCATCGTTTGGTGCGTATTTCGCCGTTTGATTCGTCAGGTCGCCGTCATACGTCGTTTGTGTCGTGTGAAGTGATGCCGGAGTTCAATGATGAGATTGAGATTGATATCCGGACGGAAGATTTGAAGATTGATACGTACCGCGCGAGTGGTGCTGGTGGTCAGCATATTAATACGACGGATTCGGCTGTTCGTATTACGCATTTGCCGACGGGGGCTGTTGTGACGTGTCAGCAGGAGCGTTCGCAGATTAAGAACCGCGAGAAGGCGATGACGATGTTGAAGGCGAAGTTGTATCAGTTGAAGATTGAGGAGCAAGAGGCGGAGATGTTAGAGATCCGCGGCGAGCAGAAGGAGATTGGCTGGGGAAGTCAGATTCGCTCGTATGTGTTCCATCCGTATTCGATGGTGAAGGATCACCGTACGAATGAGGAGTCTGGGAATGTGCAAGGTGTGATGGACGGGGATATTGATCCGTTCATTAATGCGTATTTGCGTTCGCGGATGAATTAG
- a CDS encoding nuclease-related domain-containing protein — MNTKKRETSPYYQVIETLSRRLIPTHPSYSLIQRTLAKMDAGNWGEDSVAHLFTYFYPTFPFNILHDVFLKSTTYVQIDHILITPFKLFVIESKNLKGQLIVTRHPDQLVQVLEDGKRIAYDSPLAQSERNAELLNRWLTVQGYNIPVEHFVVFTNPTAEINTMQSEPSIVRTKFLTNEILKRITGKKLLTFTELDVLANKLRSSHISYQKNNILEKYQIRPEHIVKGVQCSNCHRIRMEWKTCKWQCNCGYKSKDSHLQAFEDYRLLFGETITNKLCREFLAIEDRYIAKRLLQLGGYQKSGTKRHTKYSLTSEKNIIQLQKEGIR; from the coding sequence TTGAATACTAAAAAAAGAGAAACAAGTCCCTATTATCAAGTAATAGAAACACTATCCCGAAGACTTATTCCCACTCATCCTAGTTACTCTCTTATTCAACGCACACTTGCAAAGATGGATGCCGGTAACTGGGGAGAGGACAGTGTTGCACATCTCTTCACCTATTTCTATCCCACTTTTCCATTCAACATTCTTCACGATGTCTTTCTCAAATCCACTACTTACGTTCAAATTGACCACATTCTGATCACACCATTTAAACTATTTGTAATCGAAAGTAAGAATTTAAAAGGTCAGTTAATTGTAACTCGACACCCAGATCAACTTGTTCAAGTCTTAGAAGATGGGAAACGAATAGCTTATGACTCCCCACTCGCACAATCAGAACGAAATGCAGAACTATTAAATAGATGGCTAACCGTTCAAGGTTATAACATCCCAGTAGAGCATTTCGTTGTATTCACTAACCCCACCGCAGAAATCAACACAATGCAATCCGAGCCTTCCATCGTTCGAACCAAATTTCTTACAAACGAAATACTGAAGAGAATTACAGGTAAAAAACTTCTAACATTTACTGAATTAGATGTTCTCGCGAACAAACTGCGTTCTAGTCACATTAGCTATCAAAAGAACAACATACTTGAAAAATACCAAATCCGACCGGAACATATTGTCAAAGGTGTTCAATGTTCAAATTGTCATCGTATCAGAATGGAATGGAAAACATGTAAATGGCAATGTAATTGTGGATATAAATCTAAAGATAGTCATCTTCAAGCATTCGAAGATTATCGATTGTTATTTGGTGAGACGATAACTAACAAACTATGCCGTGAGTTTCTCGCGATTGAAGATAGGTATATAGCAAAACGTCTACTTCAATTAGGAGGATATCAAAAATCTGGAACAAAGAGACATACAAAATACTCTCTTACGTCTGAAAAGAATATTATTCAACTCCAAAAAGAAGGCATTCGCTAG
- the cccB gene encoding cytochrome c551 produces MKKRFFASILFGSALVLGACGGGEEEATDTGNGGETASVDAEQIVNQNCISCHGENLEGRGNFPKLADVGSRLSEEEILGVITNGRGGMPPGIIKGAEAEAVAAWLAEKK; encoded by the coding sequence ATGAAAAAAAGATTCTTTGCGTCCATTCTTTTCGGAAGCGCACTTGTACTTGGAGCATGTGGCGGTGGAGAAGAAGAAGCAACTGATACTGGTAACGGTGGCGAGACTGCCTCCGTTGATGCAGAACAAATCGTCAATCAGAACTGCATCAGCTGTCATGGTGAAAACTTAGAAGGACGCGGAAACTTCCCAAAACTTGCTGACGTTGGTTCTCGCTTAAGCGAAGAAGAAATTCTAGGCGTCATCACGAACGGACGGGGCGGTATGCCTCCTGGCATCATTAAAGGTGCAGAAGCAGAAGCAGTCGCAGCATGGCTAGCAGAAAAGAAATAA
- a CDS encoding YitT family protein, with protein sequence MKERKIRREPHPHLAMALEYIYIIVGAAIIAVGFNVFLLPNEVASGGVSGISTILKGIFGWSPGLVQYAFNIPLFVAGVIFLGKSFGVRSLVGTLTLPLFVLLTAGWEPATLNPLLGALFGGISVGVGLGIVFRGKASTGGTDLAAQIITKYTGFSLGTSVMLIDGLIVLSAAIVFDIEKGLYALIGLFVTTKTIDIIQLGFSQSKMVYIITNKQEEMRDAIYAEINRGVTKLPAVGGYTNAEKPILLVVVYQTEFTKLKSLVKLVDPSAFIIVSDAYEVLGEGFKRA encoded by the coding sequence ATGAAAGAACGGAAAATTCGCCGCGAGCCGCACCCTCACCTCGCCATGGCGCTCGAATATATCTATATCATCGTCGGAGCTGCAATTATCGCCGTCGGGTTTAACGTCTTTTTATTACCGAATGAGGTTGCCTCTGGTGGCGTAAGCGGGATCTCGACAATCTTAAAAGGCATATTTGGATGGTCCCCAGGACTTGTGCAATATGCATTTAACATCCCACTCTTTGTTGCAGGCGTCATTTTTCTGGGCAAATCATTTGGAGTACGCTCACTCGTCGGGACACTTACGTTGCCCTTGTTCGTTCTTCTGACAGCCGGATGGGAACCGGCAACACTAAATCCCCTGCTAGGCGCATTGTTTGGCGGGATATCAGTCGGAGTCGGCCTTGGAATCGTCTTCCGTGGGAAAGCATCGACAGGTGGAACAGACCTTGCCGCACAAATCATCACCAAATACACTGGCTTTTCACTTGGGACAAGCGTCATGCTGATTGACGGACTCATCGTCCTCTCTGCAGCAATTGTCTTTGACATCGAAAAAGGACTGTACGCGCTCATTGGATTATTCGTCACCACAAAAACAATCGACATCATCCAACTTGGATTTAGCCAATCCAAAATGGTCTACATCATCACCAACAAACAAGAAGAAATGCGCGACGCTATTTACGCAGAAATCAACCGCGGCGTCACCAAACTACCAGCAGTAGGCGGGTACACTAATGCTGAAAAACCAATTCTACTCGTTGTCGTCTACCAAACCGAATTCACCAAACTCAAATCACTCGTCAAACTCGTTGATCCAAGCGCCTTTATCATCGTATCTGATGCCTACGAAGTCCTCGGCGAAGGCTTTAAAAGAGCATAA
- the ftsE gene encoding cell division ATP-binding protein FtsE, producing MIHMKDVYKKYPNGIVAANGINVEIKQGEFVYVVGPSGAGKSTFIKMMYREERPTSGDILVNGINLAKLRPKRVPYLRRQIGVVFQDFKLLPRLNVYENVAFALEVIEESPKVIRKRVMEVLDLVGLKHKARMFPTELSGGEQQRVSIARSIVNIPKVMIADEPTGNLDPETSWDIMNLFEEINRRGTTVVMATHNKEIVNTIRHRVIAVEGGLIVRDEHGGDYGYES from the coding sequence ATGATACACATGAAAGACGTATATAAAAAGTATCCGAACGGGATTGTGGCGGCGAATGGCATCAATGTTGAGATTAAGCAAGGCGAGTTTGTGTATGTGGTAGGACCGTCTGGTGCTGGGAAATCGACATTTATCAAAATGATGTATCGCGAAGAACGACCAACATCGGGTGACATTTTAGTGAATGGCATTAATTTGGCAAAGTTACGCCCCAAACGCGTTCCATATTTACGTCGTCAAATTGGCGTTGTGTTCCAGGATTTTAAATTGTTACCGCGTTTAAATGTGTATGAAAACGTCGCATTCGCGTTAGAAGTAATTGAAGAGTCACCAAAAGTGATTCGAAAGCGCGTAATGGAAGTGCTCGATTTAGTCGGGTTGAAGCATAAAGCAAGAATGTTCCCAACAGAATTATCTGGCGGGGAACAACAACGTGTGTCTATCGCACGTTCGATTGTCAACATCCCGAAAGTGATGATTGCCGATGAGCCTACCGGAAACTTAGACCCTGAAACGTCTTGGGATATTATGAATTTATTTGAAGAGATTAATCGTCGCGGCACAACAGTTGTGATGGCGACGCATAATAAAGAAATTGTCAACACGATTCGACACCGAGTGATTGCCGTTGAAGGTGGACTCATTGTACGTGATGAGCACGGAGGTGATTACGGGTATGAAAGCTAG
- the ftsX gene encoding permease-like cell division protein FtsX, whose amino-acid sequence MKARTLGRHFRESGKSLARNSWMTFASASAVTVTLLLVGVFVMIMMNLNKVADDLEEDVEIKVLAELQISPEDVETLKAEIEQTRGVASVKYSSKDAELEDLIKDFGDDLRLYDQNNPLRDAYYVKAENPQETGTVAKRIDALANTYSVEYGEGKIEKLFGFLNVARNVGLILILALLFTAMFLISNTIRITIVARGREIEIMKLVGATNWFVRLPFVLEGMWIGILGAIVPITLVTLLYVNVYKVATPYLDGELFQLLPLTPFLYQVNGLILVMGMFIGIWGSFMSVRKFLRV is encoded by the coding sequence ATGAAAGCTAGAACATTAGGAAGACATTTCCGTGAAAGCGGAAAGTCGCTTGCTCGTAATAGTTGGATGACATTTGCTTCGGCAAGTGCAGTTACGGTCACGTTACTACTTGTTGGCGTATTCGTTATGATCATGATGAATTTAAACAAAGTAGCGGACGATTTAGAAGAAGATGTGGAGATTAAAGTGTTGGCGGAGCTACAAATTTCGCCAGAAGATGTGGAAACATTGAAAGCAGAGATTGAACAAACTAGAGGCGTCGCATCTGTGAAGTATTCAAGTAAAGATGCGGAGCTTGAAGATTTGATCAAGGATTTCGGGGATGACCTGAGATTGTATGATCAAAACAATCCGTTACGTGATGCTTATTACGTGAAAGCGGAAAACCCGCAAGAAACAGGAACAGTTGCGAAACGAATTGATGCGCTTGCGAATACATATTCCGTGGAATATGGCGAAGGCAAAATCGAGAAGTTGTTTGGTTTCTTAAATGTTGCACGAAATGTTGGGTTAATCCTGATTCTCGCGTTATTGTTCACGGCGATGTTCTTGATTTCGAATACGATTCGCATTACGATCGTAGCGAGAGGACGCGAAATTGAGATTATGAAATTAGTAGGGGCAACGAACTGGTTTGTTCGTTTACCTTTTGTGTTAGAAGGTATGTGGATTGGGATTTTAGGTGCGATTGTGCCGATAACGCTCGTGACACTGTTGTATGTGAATGTGTATAAGGTGGCAACGCCGTATTTAGATGGTGAGTTGTTCCAGCTGTTACCGCTGACACCGTTTTTATACCAAGTAAATGGATTAATTTTAGTGATGGGAATGTTCATCGGTATTTGGGGGAGTTTCATGTCCGTACGAAAGTTCTTGCGAGTTTAA
- a CDS encoding murein hydrolase activator EnvC family protein: MRKSLLLGLTLVVGLSFSVEPIANASTLDDLKKSQSELNQKKSKINSEIKTKEKDINVNQTRQEQITSQIQALDAKIIEANDKIEKILNDIKITNLEIEKLKESIKELEKKIADRDELIKERIRAVQASGGSVSYIDVLLGANSFADFIDRFSAVNTLMDADRKILQEQSDDKKALEEQKASVEEKLATQEARRDQLVTLKKQMDAQKAEKNRLIDELEKEQAQMVVQKEKLEKEHSEILKISADVQAKIVSEQKRLAEVARQAEIARKKREAEERKRQQASSGVSVPPAVSSGTWTRPAAGRFTSGYGGRDIGEGGEFHYGVDIANSIGTPIVAAADGVVSYAAPLSTFGNVVMVTHSIDGQIYTTVYAHMSAFSSSVGQVVQKGQIIGRMGNTGRSTGPHTHFEIHIGYWAGQSHGSVNPTRYVSF; encoded by the coding sequence ATGAGAAAGAGTTTGTTGCTAGGTTTAACGCTTGTCGTTGGTTTGTCTTTTTCGGTCGAGCCAATCGCTAATGCAAGTACACTTGATGATTTGAAAAAATCACAATCGGAGTTAAACCAGAAAAAATCAAAAATTAATTCAGAAATTAAGACAAAAGAAAAAGATATTAATGTGAATCAAACACGTCAGGAACAAATTACGTCACAAATTCAAGCACTCGATGCAAAAATTATTGAGGCGAATGATAAAATTGAAAAAATCTTAAATGATATTAAGATTACGAACTTAGAAATTGAGAAGTTAAAAGAATCGATTAAAGAATTAGAGAAGAAAATTGCGGATCGTGATGAGTTAATTAAAGAACGTATCCGTGCGGTTCAAGCAAGTGGTGGATCGGTTAGTTACATCGACGTCCTTCTTGGGGCGAATAGTTTTGCGGATTTCATTGACCGCTTTTCTGCAGTCAACACGTTAATGGATGCCGACCGTAAAATTTTACAGGAGCAATCCGACGATAAAAAAGCGCTTGAAGAACAAAAAGCGTCTGTAGAAGAAAAATTAGCGACCCAAGAAGCTCGTCGCGATCAGTTAGTGACATTGAAAAAACAAATGGATGCGCAAAAAGCAGAGAAAAATCGTTTAATCGATGAATTAGAAAAAGAACAAGCGCAAATGGTTGTACAAAAAGAAAAGCTGGAAAAAGAGCATTCCGAAATTCTTAAAATCAGTGCAGATGTACAAGCGAAAATCGTTTCTGAACAAAAACGTTTAGCGGAAGTTGCTCGTCAAGCAGAAATTGCGCGTAAGAAACGTGAAGCAGAAGAGCGTAAGCGTCAACAAGCATCTTCTGGTGTAAGCGTTCCTCCAGCAGTTTCTTCTGGAACGTGGACACGACCTGCAGCTGGTCGTTTCACTTCAGGTTACGGCGGACGTGATATTGGAGAAGGTGGCGAGTTCCACTATGGTGTCGATATTGCGAACAGCATCGGCACACCGATCGTTGCAGCAGCAGATGGTGTTGTATCGTACGCGGCTCCACTGAGCACATTCGGAAATGTGGTGATGGTGACGCACTCCATCGATGGCCAAATTTATACGACTGTTTACGCACACATGAGTGCCTTTAGCTCAAGCGTTGGACAAGTTGTGCAAAAAGGACAAATCATTGGACGCATGGGGAACACTGGTCGTTCGACTGGACCACATACACACTTCGAAATTCACATTGGCTACTGGGCTGGACAGTCACATGGTTCTGTCAACCCAACTCGCTACGTATCGTTTTAA
- a CDS encoding peroxiredoxin family protein, with amino-acid sequence MKKKIFGLVLVGLLIVIALVSYIKQESETRESALTDEQLGSDIVNQTTKTSLKEGGTPPDFTLQTLDGEKTRLSDYKGKKVIVNFWATWCPPCKAEMPHMQNFYEDHAEEMNTEILAVNLLSSDSIEQVEEFVGYNKLTFPILLDEEGTISNEYEALTIPTSFLINTDGTIAHRIVGPMDEDMMINLLEGMD; translated from the coding sequence TTGAAGAAGAAAATTTTTGGCTTAGTGCTCGTCGGTTTGCTGATCGTGATTGCGCTCGTTTCATACATTAAACAAGAATCCGAAACGCGCGAATCGGCACTAACAGACGAACAACTTGGTTCGGATATTGTGAACCAAACAACGAAAACAAGTTTAAAAGAAGGCGGCACGCCACCTGACTTTACGCTACAAACGTTAGACGGCGAGAAGACTCGTCTTTCTGATTACAAAGGAAAAAAAGTCATCGTGAATTTCTGGGCGACGTGGTGTCCTCCGTGTAAAGCGGAAATGCCGCATATGCAAAATTTCTACGAAGACCATGCAGAAGAGATGAATACCGAAATCTTAGCCGTTAACTTGTTAAGCTCGGACTCGATCGAGCAAGTCGAAGAATTCGTTGGCTACAACAAACTGACGTTTCCCATTCTTCTCGACGAAGAAGGCACGATCAGTAACGAATACGAAGCACTTACCATTCCAACGTCCTTTTTGATTAATACGGACGGGACCATCGCGCACCGCATCGTCGGTCCGATGGATGAAGACATGATGATCAATCTACTTGAAGGCATGGACTAA